The Sphingobium aromaticiconvertens genome has a segment encoding these proteins:
- a CDS encoding tail tape measure protein, with protein MDEEIETLVVRVRADTQGLARDVAAMREGLEGPLASGAERAGRRIEQGLLRAARSGKFGFEDLRRVAVGVLDEIAAGAVRSAVGSVGGGGGGLLGIGASLLGSVLGLPGRATGGPVGPGNAYLVGERGPEVFVPTSSGRVVPNGGGGSRDVRVSIAVRGAGGEDGPRLLARSARQVARAVRGALDR; from the coding sequence ATGGACGAGGAAATCGAGACGCTGGTGGTGCGGGTTCGGGCGGATACGCAGGGGCTGGCGCGGGACGTGGCGGCGATGCGCGAGGGGCTGGAAGGACCGCTCGCTTCGGGGGCGGAGCGAGCGGGGCGGCGGATCGAGCAGGGGCTGTTGCGGGCGGCGCGGAGCGGCAAGTTCGGCTTTGAGGATCTGCGGCGGGTGGCCGTAGGTGTGCTGGACGAGATTGCGGCGGGCGCTGTTCGGTCGGCAGTAGGGAGCGTTGGCGGTGGTGGCGGTGGGCTGCTGGGGATTGGTGCGTCGTTGCTGGGATCGGTGCTGGGCTTGCCGGGGCGGGCGACTGGCGGGCCGGTGGGACCGGGCAATGCTTATCTGGTCGGTGAGCGGGGGCCGGAGGTGTTTGTGCCGACGAGCAGCGGGCGCGTGGTGCCGAATGGCGGAGGTGGTTCGCGCGATGTGCGGGTGAGCATCGCGGTGCGTGGCGCTGGTGGCGAGGATGGGCCGCGGCTGTTGGCGCGGAGTGCGCGGCAGGTGGCGCGGGCGGTGAGGGGAGCGTTGGATCGATGA
- a CDS encoding phage tail assembly chaperone, whose amino-acid sequence MSFSADDFSGRAARLAGVAAWLLGWRPDEFWRATPDELAAVMAAARGEAGGVEGVDGAELARLRAAFPDG is encoded by the coding sequence ATGAGCTTTTCGGCCGATGATTTTTCAGGACGCGCGGCGCGGCTGGCGGGGGTGGCGGCCTGGCTGCTGGGCTGGCGGCCGGACGAGTTTTGGCGAGCGACGCCGGATGAACTGGCGGCGGTGATGGCGGCGGCGCGTGGGGAGGCTGGTGGGGTCGAGGGGGTGGATGGCGCGGAACTGGCGCGGTTGAGGGCGGCGTTTCCTGACGGATAG
- a CDS encoding DUF3168 domain-containing protein, with product MSAEGAMRAAVVAALGGDAALMALVNGVYDGAPVQASEPFVVVAECAGVDWGAKGLDGREVRLSISLHDKGDTSATIAAMLGRVEAAMRGMEGVVDGWRIVTMRFVRSRVARSVASQRREGGWQGVVDYRVRVVVEGV from the coding sequence ATGAGTGCGGAAGGGGCGATGCGCGCGGCGGTCGTCGCGGCGCTGGGCGGGGATGCAGCGCTGATGGCGTTGGTCAACGGTGTCTATGATGGCGCGCCGGTGCAGGCGAGCGAACCCTTTGTGGTGGTCGCGGAATGTGCGGGCGTCGATTGGGGCGCGAAGGGGCTGGATGGGCGCGAGGTGCGGTTGTCGATTTCGCTGCATGACAAGGGCGATACGTCGGCGACGATCGCGGCGATGCTGGGGCGGGTCGAGGCGGCGATGCGCGGGATGGAGGGTGTCGTGGACGGGTGGCGGATCGTTACGATGCGCTTCGTGCGGTCGCGGGTGGCGCGGAGCGTGGCGTCGCAGCGGCGCGAGGGTGGCTGGCAAGGGGTGGTGGATTATCGGGTGCGGGTGGTGGTTGAGGGGGTGTAG
- a CDS encoding head-tail connector protein produces MMLDEEGGEPAVPLEDLKTYLRITGTQEDGLLARLLASATGLCEQFTGQWLVVRQAREVVAARAEWQRLTARPVVAVSAVEGWSEAGVASVLPVEGYAVDIDASGEAWVRVHAPGVARVRVTYSAGLAGDMTMVPAGLGQGIVRLAADHYATREGGEVKPPAAVTALWRPWRRMRLL; encoded by the coding sequence ATGATGCTGGACGAAGAGGGCGGCGAACCAGCCGTGCCGCTGGAGGATTTGAAGACCTATCTGCGGATCACGGGGACGCAGGAGGATGGGCTGCTGGCGCGGTTGCTGGCGAGTGCGACGGGGCTTTGCGAGCAATTTACCGGGCAATGGCTGGTCGTGCGGCAGGCGCGCGAGGTGGTTGCGGCGCGGGCCGAGTGGCAGCGGCTGACGGCGCGGCCGGTGGTGGCGGTCAGTGCGGTGGAGGGCTGGTCCGAGGCGGGCGTGGCGAGCGTGCTGCCGGTCGAGGGCTATGCGGTCGATATCGATGCGAGCGGCGAGGCCTGGGTGCGGGTCCATGCGCCGGGGGTGGCGCGGGTGCGCGTGACTTATAGCGCCGGGCTGGCGGGCGATATGACCATGGTTCCGGCGGGGCTGGGGCAGGGGATCGTGCGGCTGGCGGCGGACCATTATGCGACGCGCGAGGGTGGCGAGGTAAAGCCGCCCGCTGCCGTCACGGCGCTGTGGCGGCCCTGGCGGCGGATGCGGCTCCTATGA
- a CDS encoding gene transfer agent family protein, translated as MSAANSTLANPERGEAALTVAGESLTLRPSFGALVAAEGELGSLFALVERAASGELTLGEMAALFWHCVIDPPPGLTREVLGEAVVVAGLAAAAPVLRTIVRQILAGR; from the coding sequence ATGAGCGCGGCCAATTCCACCCTCGCCAATCCAGAACGCGGGGAGGCGGCGCTGACCGTGGCGGGCGAGAGCCTGACGTTGCGGCCGAGTTTTGGCGCGCTGGTGGCGGCGGAGGGCGAGCTGGGGTCGCTGTTCGCGCTGGTCGAGCGGGCGGCGTCGGGCGAACTGACGCTGGGCGAGATGGCGGCGCTGTTCTGGCATTGTGTGATCGATCCGCCGCCGGGGCTGACCCGCGAGGTGCTGGGCGAGGCGGTGGTCGTGGCGGGGCTGGCGGCGGCGGCGCCGGTGCTGCGGACCATCGTGCGGCAGATATTGGCAGGGCGATGA
- a CDS encoding phage major tail protein, TP901-1 family — MGVEKGSAFLLKIGDGETPVAYATVAGMRTTQLSVNGEAVNITSKDSGGWRELLSGAGVRSVSVSAAGIFTGSVAEVRVRNHALSGTIGDYELSFESGERMRGRFLVSRLDYAGDYNGERNYALSLESSGPVVSE; from the coding sequence ATGGGCGTTGAAAAGGGAAGTGCATTTCTATTGAAAATTGGCGACGGCGAAACGCCGGTCGCCTACGCCACGGTGGCGGGGATGCGAACCACGCAACTGTCCGTCAATGGCGAGGCGGTGAACATCACCAGCAAGGACAGCGGCGGCTGGCGCGAACTGTTGTCGGGGGCGGGGGTGCGGTCGGTCAGCGTGTCGGCGGCGGGCATCTTTACCGGGTCGGTGGCGGAGGTCCGCGTCCGCAATCATGCGCTGTCGGGCACGATCGGGGACTATGAACTCTCTTTCGAAAGCGGGGAACGGATGCGTGGGCGCTTTCTGGTGTCGCGGCTGGACTATGCGGGCGATTATAATGGCGAGCGCAATTATGCGTTGAGCCTGGAAAGCTCCGGCCCGGTGGTGAGCGAATGA